caCATAAAACACTGTGGACTATGGGCAAAATATGGTCCTGGCAGCCTTATATAGACTTCTACTGGAAATGACCCCTTCCACAGTACAGGGGAATCACCTGACACCTGATAtcaaaacatcacaacacaaaaaataccTTAAAATGCATTTATGCTATTCTACTGGCAATTAGTGCATGGTCTTACTTTATGTTACACATTACAAAGGAATTATAGAAACCCTAATTGGCAGATTATATTACACTCCCACCTACACTAATTAACACACGGTATCTCCTGGAACCTTGGAGAAGAGACAGACGagatttttttggtttaaattgACCACAATGagcacattatattaaggctacCAAACAAGCCAAACTGAATGTTTGTCTTTACAGGCCCAGCCTTCAATTACTCCCAGCTGAGAGGCAGCCCaaaacccacaaacacattGTCAAGTCATACAACAAtctcaataaaacattaaccCCTTTGGTCTGTGCCTTTCTTTCTACCCGTTTCTACTCATTGTGCTACCAAATATTAGTACTACCATAACACTAACAATGAAAACTTTCACTGCATTTTCATCCTTTAAAGACTCAAGTGATCACCTTTAGAGTCACATCATAGCAAAATTTGaatctcttttttcattttttttttttacttgagtGATGTTTATGAAGTTGCATAATGACTGTACAGGTCTGGAAGAAGTGCTCAGAACTTAATTAAAAGTAGTAATACCACACTGTAGAAAGTTGTGCATTCAAATCTTATTTTGGAAATATACTTGAAAGTACACCCATTATGCAGACTGCTTCATTTATactattataaataaatcattaaatcataaatcatgttTGTCACTTTGTTGTAGCTGTTAAAGGTGGACtctacacagacatgcaagaagtaaatagacacctttaatttgcatttgaatgaaggtgtctatttacttcttgcatgaCTATGTACTTCATAGCTGCCAATTACCTTAATGTATAGACATAtcataaatgtatttgttactttaaaacCAGACTGTACATGTACAGGAAATATTGGCTGAATTTGGAGCAGAGCAAAGTGATATAAAGgttgtttaattcattttaaaaatatgtttgttgttCCCATATTGACTGGTAAATATGCGAGCCCTATTTAAAATGTCTCATAATTGTAGCtatttaatattgtatattaCAATGTGTCATTTCAATCTCTGAGTCTATCCAATTTATgcgtttttgttgttgtctcatAAAAGAAAAAGCGAAAGCTTGTAATTTTACTTTCCAAACAGCAATTTCATCAAAGAGAGAAAGGGCGTGAATAAATCAGTCCCGACGCGTTTACGCAGAGAGAAGACGCGGAATCCAGGAACTCATCAGCATCTCTGCaactttccttcttctttttgtgaCAAACGGAGTGGGGGAAGGGATAAAGGggggagggagcagagagagagagagagagagagagagagagagagagagagagaaaagaggagaaaggacgACGTCAGATGGTAGTGGGATGGCTTTATGTgagggagaaggaaagagaatACCGTCCTGAAGAAAGAGGACTCGGTGAATGAGCGTTTGCAAAGCTGCGCTGCAACCGGGAAACAAACCAGCGTTTCAAAAACAAAGGACAGCTTCTTCACTGGCGCCGGCCAAAATCTCCACACTTTTAACTTACCGTAAGTACAAGACAATGTAACAAGAAGGCATCATGCAGCTGTTTTAGACACTGATTTCACCCAACTTCTGTTTGCTGGATGTTTCATTGATTAAACTGTTACTCTTGGATTGATttgcagctgcacacacacccacacacacacacacaatgcaagAAGTCTTGCTTAGGTAATATTCCTCTAAATATCTAAATGTCAGTAAAAGCTCACGTTTACATTGGCAGCTGTTGCATTTTGCATGCTTCATTGATTCTTCATACGTATACATTATGCTGAAGCAGCCACCTGAAGAcaatttgtatattttaacattttctgaagGGATATCTTCAGCTACAGCTGGTTATACTCTGTCCACTTTGTGTGTTCAGATACAACATCTGGTAGCAGTTGGACATCTTAGAGAAATCACCTCCATGAGAAGCCAAACTACTTATTTTCCATctctattttgtgtttttatttcttaatctGTCTTTCACACATGTCCACACAGCAGCCCTTCTCTTTCCACCACAGCCCCTGTGTCCTTGAAGTGCAGGGAGGAGGTCCAGTTTATGTGAGAGCCACCCATGGAGCTCTCCGCTTGATACACACTGCACTGAGAGGGGAAGTGGTACTACAtcataaactaaactaaaccaggAAAACGTTCACTGTTTATTCTAGCTGAGTTCAAGGACAAGTGAAATGatgagaagaaggaagaaaagcagGAATTACTTCTATCTTTCAGAAAGTGTTTTTCACCAACctacaaattaatatttaaccattaaaatcattttttttaatgttcaataGATTCCAGGACATTGTTTATAGTGTGACTCTATGTCATGATCTATTGGGGAAACTCCGGTTTTCCTTCGGTGACTGATTTCAtcctgtgcatgtgttttttttttttttttttttttacgtgagCATAAAGTGATGAGTCCAGGAAGAAGTTCAGTGGTTTGTCAGTAGAAGCAGTTAGGTTTTTATATCTACCTTGTTGGAGGCCACTGTTTTTCACTGAATTCATTAGAGTACTAAATTAATTGATTCTCTGACATGTAAAATCACTGCACATCTCCTGATGTAAAATCAGTGAAGTGCCAGTTTACTGCAAGAAAGCTCCTATTTTTTGTATTAACGTTCGTGTTTACTTGTGATTTTCTGCCAAATTATTGCAGTGATCGTTGGCAATTGACTCTCATCTCAAATTGGGGAACatctgtgaatgaatgaacaagaTTTTGTATCTGCTCACAAATGTATTACCCCTCTATGGTAACATAAtgttgacaaaatgtttgttggTTAGTTTGTGTACGGTTTCATTGTAGAGAAATTAATGTAAACCAGCAGCTGTCTGAAACATAGAAACCAATCTAAAAAACTAATGTAATAAGTATAATAAACTAGCTAACATGCAAAAAACACTCCTAAGGTTCTTTAAATACCAGTGTAAAGGGGACAGATGGtttaagaaaaagaagtttATTTGTGCATCTATCATCTTTTTAGAAATTAAACaagacagctgaagaagtgAGGAGGGAGTAGAGGGAGGCCATGTCATTCCTATCTTTGTGTAAGTGAAATGTGTGGGTCACTGAGGGGCTTTGTGCGTCAGAAAACTGTGGGGCCACTACAGAGTCTGCGTGGGGAGTGAGGGGCCGGAGTGTTGCACAGATTGAATAGGTTAGGGGCCACAGTGGCCTGTCTTCAAGAATGAGGGAGTGCATTCTGGGCCAACGGTGGCATGTCTTTGAGCGCTAAGGAGTGAGTGAGGGGGCCGTTGTCGGCAGGTCTTTGTGCAGCCTTTGTTGAGTTGAGTTGCTCCAGATGAAGAGGGCCGATTTTTATTCAGGCTTTTTGGctcatgcgcgcacacacacacacacacacacacacacacacacacacaagcaagctTGGCTGATACTTTTCTCTGGGGAAGTCATGCGTTTTGATGCAATTATTCCCTGGACGAGTGAGCACTGGCTGGCACCTTTCACAGTTTATgggtgtgtatttgtttttgtgtttgtgcatcagtAAAGTGGGCTGTATTGTTTCTGCACACTGTTGGAGGGCTCCTCACTGTTGActtgttgtttacatttttggGGCCTCTTATTGTCATCGAAACCTCAGGCCCCCCTGGTTGTATTTGAAAGCTAGAACTGCTGGTGTTTCTTCACTCATCATATACAGTCGGGGAATAACATTTAATGGCTTTTTACAGCTTGAATTGTTTTATAGTGTTTAATCTGGGTCTGTTGAATAAATCTAAACTAACTCTGTAGCACTAAACATGCACTTGATGGACGCCATCACTCACTGGCTGAAGTTATGAGACACAAGTTATGCTAAATGCCTATCCatgggaaacattttctccttctctttcattCGCTGGTCTACAAAAGCCGTGGCTCACATGGTTATAGTTAGCAAGAAAGAGTTCTTGAGGAAAGCAGCTTGGGTTATTTCATAATATCTGGGAGGACTGAGGAAGTTTCATGGAAACCAAAGAAACTGAACTGATCTTTGTGCATGTTCTCTTTGGTTCTTTGTATGTTTTACATGACTCACTCTTTTGCTATCTGCGCTCTGTCTGGAGCATGAAGCATGCTGTGAAAGCAGGTGGATGTTCCCTAAGGCTACAGGTTTAGGTGTGACAGTCAAAGTGAGCCATAATGTACAACTCATTAGTGTTGTGTGTTAGTTCTGTcatgtctctttttgtttgaaaaggctttgttctctctccacctctgatGGTAGAAGTGGTTTGGGTTTCACAAGTTCCCAAAATTGCTGTTCAGTAGATACAAACTGGCTGTGATGAAAATTTACGAGTCAACACTGCAGGGCATGGGTGTCTCTATTTCGGCTAATGTTTCGACTTGCCTGCAGTACTTGCGTCATTTCTGCCGTGCCACAGCAGATCTTGTTGAAGAACTGAGCATGAAGCCTTTCCTCGCAAATCAATCGTAAATTGATTGAGAAATGAAGAGTTGATGCTGTGATGCTTTCtcagtgtgtgggtggtgtaCGTTCAGTATTGGAGCTATTGCTTCATTCTCTGCAACTTCACCTAGAGCTCAGCTGCTTGCATACTTTCATTAAAGAGGGATATGTTTGGTCCTGCCCAACTCTGACTGGTATCATACTTGTTTCATATCTCTTtggttttttattttcctgactCATGCAGGGAAAATTAGATCCTCATCAGTGGCCTGTGATTTTCTTACTGTCCACATCTTGTTTGAGTAGCTGTGATGGTGAAACAGCCTCTTTATGTGGTTTTGGTTTGAGGGCCTTCCTCCTGGCTGGTCCAGATGCATGACCAGACCAAGTGCAGCAGCTTAGGGAACAGATTGCCTTGGTTTGAGGTTTTTTGGTTCAGAAAAATTAGCTAATGGAGACCTCCCAGTCTATATCAACTAGGGGGTCATCTGATCTGGGTGGGTGATCCACCAACTGAAACACTCTCTTCTAAACAGGGACCAGCTCATGCCCATTATAGAGAAACAAAAGCATTGCCATTCTCTGTCGGTTTTAAATTAATGTCCATGAATGGAATTGTTTCGTACAAATTCTGTATCTAACCTCCCCTTTATGGACCAATCTGGGTCAACTGTGCTTCAGATCGCTCAACCACCCTCCTTCAGTCCTCATTTCACTCTCACCCTCTACAGCCAGCACTCATTACCTCAGCACCTTGGCATGCTACCAGAGGCTTTGCTGATAACTCAGACAATTACTCTAGATGTACTACTCAGCGACCTCCACCAACGGCCAACTGACTGACCCAAATATACCTCGTATCCAGTGCTTTGACTATAGTTTTGAAAGGGTTCAGCTCGAACTGATGTTACACTTCATTAGTAGAATTTTTTTATTGAGCATACATGCAGCTCGGCCAACAAGTTTTCACAGCCAAACTTGTAGTCCACATGGCTGGCTGTTGGCCAgtggtttgtattttttgtaaattCCATTAAACAAAGTTTGTCTCATAGCAGCATGGAGACTGTTCATGTTGGCTCGCTAAATGAAGGATTGGAAAACTGTGTGTAAGTTGGCTTCAGGCCGTCACTACATGTGCATAATTCTGCGAGGCTTGGTTTGAGTCAGGACAGGAGAGCATTGTGGGAAGGAGCAGGTTCAGATCAGATGCAGATGCAGTGTATCGACTGTATCATCAGTCAAACTCAGCATCATGCAGGACTCATGAAAGAAGCATAAGACTCCATGATCTGTCAGTGTTGGTGATGATACATATCTATGACAGTGACTCCACAGTCGCATGGAGAGCTGCAGTAACAAAGATCTGACAGATTCGAGATACGCATCTATCAAAAACAACTGGGAGGCAGAGACCTCTCACCCACAGCGCCTGGATCGCTGGGTTATGAATAAGTCATAATTCAGAGTGTCTCATGTGCCGTGAAGTGTAAAATACTCCTCCCTCAGCACTCGCGAAAAACACATAGAAAATCTTGACCTTGCCAAGGAAGTGCTGCTCAAGCACTTTCCCAGAAGTCTATTCAACAACCAGCAAACAAGCGGAAAGTATTCATCAGTTTCAGGATGTAGTGACCTATCTGCGCTTCAGTGTGCACacgcaaccacacacacaccacacacatgctAATCACCACATGTGCAGAGTAGtatctaaaacaaaaaatttctgtcttttgctcAAGACATGATTGTTTAAATTAGCAGCCAATATGCACAATAAGTCTCTGCTAGAAATACATCTGTAAGCTCTTTCACTTCTAATCATAAATGTTAATAGCATCATCAAAAAGGGGTGAAGAAGCCCTACTGCACACTTCCTCAAATACTCTACTCTTTACCCtactaggaaaaaaaaaaaaccttttgagttttcatctctctctgagTGTAGTCCTTAGTGAGACTACAGAAAGCCAAGATGAGGTATGAGTGAAGAGATTTCCTGTAAGAACTTAGAGAGATCACACAAGGTGCCTGCTGGCTGCCTCAACAAGGTATGTTTGGACTCTATCCCTATAGTTTAAAACGGCAGAGCTGCTAATTTGAGGGGTTGTACTCTTAACAGGCAGTACCGTGCGCAGCCTGGATGGACTATAATCAGCTGACTCAAACACCACAGAGAAACTAAAAACTATAGCTTGGGTTGCTGAGAAGTAGAatcacaaatacaaacatgtttcTTCAGACATTCTTCCTTTAATACTATTTGACAGAAACCTGTGTGAGGGGTCAATGGTTTAGATTGAAAACGGATCATCTTCACAATGGTTGACTGAGCCTCACAGGCTGTTGTATAGACACTGATGCTTCCTGTTTATTTCCTGTTAGCGTCTGCCATTTCCTTTTTGGCTGATAATGAATAGTCACGTTGTTGTAGTTTCTTTATCCTGTTACTTTACTCAGCTCAGTGGTAACTGAAATGCACGCTTTCGGTTTATCTTCAAGGTTGGTAATTATGTGTAGACAGTATATTCTGGCTGAGGGTTCATGTAATCTCTAATTAAGATGCAAAATTGTAGAAGGAGAATAAAGCAAATTGTATGTGGAGACGTGCCCCTAAAAAGATGTGCAGATAGAGTGAAATTACTAGGAATGTTACAGATAGGCATCACTGTCAAAGTCAAGACAAAACCTGTGCACAAACTATAAGCACAATCTTTCATACTTCAGCAGAACAACTTGAAAACACAACTGTGAACTGCAGACACGGCCGAATCCTGCTGAACTGAATCACACCCGCATCTTAAGTGTTTCAAGTCATTCATACCTCTTCCTCAGATGTCGTCATGCTTGTGACTTCAGGTCTGCTGGTTCTTAGTCAACCCTGCATTTAGATGAGTCTTTTTTAAGCTGCATGAGAtaattctcttatttttgtGGCCTGGGAAATGTCTGAAGTGTTTTGCCTTGAACAGACTCCGATCATATCAGACAATGTATAACATCAGTCTGCGTTTCCTACTGATGTGGTGTGGTGATTTACCATCTTAAATGGTGGCTGTCGAGGAGGTTATATGTAACCTAATTCCACATTTATTCCCCTCAGGGCATCAGAGTGACTTATAACTCTTAATGAATGTTCGTGTGCTGAACTTGTcttcacaaacaaaatgacacagtcaGTAAGAATTAGAGCGATAACATGAAGGAACAGCCTCTCTTCCCTTTAATGGGAAAGTTATGAATCTAATACACTAAAGTAATAAAGTAAGGCCTTATTTATACTTAATCTGATACAGACGTCACCCAAAATACATAACACAAATAACTTAGTTCTCACTATCGAGtcttgggggaaaaaaagtttggttttaTGTGCCCAGAATTTGAGATATCAGTGTCTGAGATTTCTGGCCCCACTCTAGTCAAtgaaattttgttttaataattcagcAGTTACTCTTAttactctggataatccacaAACCACTAGGGACTATTCCTTCAGTAGAAAGTTGTTCTAAAGAATGAAAATACTTGAATGACACGTTgaacttttttaaacttttaatagCCTGTCTTCAGAACTCTTAAATTGTTGCCAAAATCTCTGATTTGCTCATTGGTTCAAATTTCTGAAAGGTCTGGCCGCTGTTTCCCCCCTTTGAAATAATTGAACAAACAGCTTTGTAGGTGGGAGTGGAAACTGGGACACTGTCTTCCAATTACAGCGTCATAAAGATAGCTAAatgaaaaaacagcaacaggaaTAGACACAAAAATGGAAAGGAGTGGAAAAAATGTATACAACTGTGCAGATGAAGTTACAGACATTAAACGAGGAGTTGACAGCTCCACTGCTACCACAAAATGATGCTGGTGTGATGGGTACATCACTTGTTGCTGATTTATTTGGgcaaaacaatacaaaataattcCCACCTGCAAAAGAGATATCTTCTAACATGAACACAGCATTAATGGGGTGGAGGCTGAAATTTTAGAGACAGATGTCTCaaagccaaataaaaacaacgCTATGTCAGACTATAGATTTCGCAGTCGAGGTGAAAAGACTGTTTAAGCTTCTCACAACTTTTTTTGGAGGATGCACAGACTCCACCAGTGAGATCCATCATCCATTCTGAATTTAAACCAGATCCCACATATTTTCCTGTGTGCATCATAACGCTGGATCATGACATCAGACGGTTTCTGAGAAAAACTCCAAGCTCCCATGAGACCACGGCTGTGTCGAGGCCAATGTGGTCACAGCAACTAAATCATAACATAGCAACAGTATCACGATCGCTTTGATTGGGACTTATacacattcaaaaacacacttgaGCGCTGACTCACATATACAGAGGACTTAAGAGAATTGCTCTGAAAGTATCATCTGTTACAGGTTACAAGCTATTTGTAATCAAGTTTTGATTGCTGTTGAATaaagaacaaagacattttatttcattttttttttttttgctgcagctttaaaattacataataaaatgCTATAATAAAGCCAATAACCACCCCTCTTATGTATTGAATTTATTCATGCTGTAATTTaaacaatgaactgaatgatGAAGATCCAGTTCATATCATGTGTGCGCTTGCCACAGCAGTGAGGATCTGGCATGTGTTACTGTCAGATGCGGCATGCTGTAACAGAGCTCCGCACTGATCTGTGTTGACAGCTGCTCAGTGGTGAGACACACAAGGCTCCAGTCATTTTGCAgataaaatcaaacacacaaaggcatCGTAGTAAtcatgaataaaatgacaattataTAAactatgttatgtgtgtaagCGTGTGATTCATTTTTAACCATTAAACAGACATTTAGTTGTTGCTCACGGTACACACAGCTGTAAGATAGGGAATCTGAAGTAGCACCCTGTGGGAAGATGGTGGATGAGTAAGGGTGTATTTGATGACAATGGTACAATTTAGAAATCCTGTGGGGCATTCAGCAAACATGAGGGAGCTTGATGATTCATAGTGGTTGGGAAATCAGTTGCATGTTCATCCTTCTTACACTGTGCCTCTTTTTTCTCTCGCCCCTGCGTCAGCTACTCCGACTTCAAATGTATACAGATTTTGTGCGTCTCTGACCctcttgtgtctctgtgtctgtaggTGTGTCTTAAGGACGGTACCATGGCTGAGGGAAGCTGCTTTGGTGCATTATAGCCGCTTGGGATGACCAGAGCTGGACTTTGTCTCAGAGAAGAAGCAGGTAGAGCAAAGAAGAACAAGTtgtgagaggagggaaaacatCTGCTCCGAGAGGATAAGATCAGCAGCCCATCTGGATCTGAACAGGGAACTTACTGGACCTTTCTCTTTGTAAGGAAAGGAATTTAAATTCCCCAATATCAGTGCTCTGTCACTTGGAGGAGCTTTAAAAGATTTCAagaatttgtattttatttcttatcttCGGCTGTTACCATTTCTTAACGCCATGTGTCATGTTATTGTAACATGCCGCTCCATGCTCTGGACACTGCTCAGTATTGTAGTGGCCTTCGCTGAGCTCATTGCTTTCATGAGCCCTGATTGGTTGCTGGGTTACCCTCGGTCAGACGCCAGTGCGAGCGGGGCAGGAGTGGACTCTGGGGAGTACCGCCCGTCTCTTGGCCTCTACAGCCGCTGCCTTCGTATCGGAAGCCGGGGTGTAGGGGTGAGCTGCGGGCCTTATGCTGGGACATTTGGAGAAGTGGCCAGTGGCTTCTGGCAGGCTGCGATGTTGTTTCTGGCAGCAGGGACGTTGGTGCTTGGAGGAGTGGCCTGTATCTCCATCTTCAGCCTGTGCTTCCAGAGCATCCTGAAGAAGAGTTTATTCAACATTTGTGGACTGCTCCAGGCTATTGCAGGTGAGACATActgcatatctgtgtgtgtgtgtgcataactGTCAGAAAAAGTATTCCTGTGTCCAGATCTTCCACACAAGAAATCAGTTTTACTACACAGGAAACATGGGAAGAGAACATGGAAACATCTAACAAAAAACACTCTGCACACTGTACTTACTcataaaccttttttaaaaaatgttacatcATTTTTTAAGTCTTCTTTTCTAACGTACCATCTTATGTCTAATacttgtttctgtttaaatgATGGATGGTGGACTGTGAAAACACTCAACAATGGAAATAAGTCCaggatttattgttttatcCCTGACCGTACTATGCTGTATGACTAAtgaaagttaaacaaaaaaacctgcTTGGTAACATAACATAGACACgatttcttaaaaaataaattaaaaataaaagtctaaagtaaaatattgtaaaatgtatcatattgtaattggaaaaaaagaaagcgtTCATACTGAAATATAATAAGTATATACAGTGATGTCACTTTAAAACctccccaaaaaacaaacaccagatTTACTTCCACTTTTTGTCTTTGACATGCTTCCAATCCAACGCATGtatgttactgtatgttttataatTATGCCTTCAGGGACGTTCATGTTTCCTAGTTGGAGGTTGCAACCAAACTTCTCTAAGTCTCTTGAATGTTTCTTTCAACAACGGCCTCCCAAAGGTGTGTTTGGCTGGGCGCGTCTGTCGAGTAGGTAATTTATCATTGTGTGACATCACTGTCGGGACAGTCAAATGGGGCCTTTCCTCTCATCACAAATAAAATTCCTGTCAGTTGAAAAATAGATGTATTCTTCACCAGAGTTGAGTCACCACGTtcccagctgctctgtgatctgtTTGTGCTTTCAGCCCCGATGTTTACACGTACGTGACTAAACCCCTCGTCTCATCGTGTGCTCTCCCCCCAGGCCTGTTGCTGATGGTGGGCCTCATGCTGTACCCTGCCGGTTGGGGTTCAGAGAAGGTGATCCAGTACTGCGGCACAAACGCCTTGCCCTTTAGGCCGGCAATGTGCTCACTCGGCTGGGCGTTCTACGCAGCGATAGGTGGAACACTGGCAAGTTTCCTGTGTGCTGTTCTGTCCGCACAGGCTGAGATTGCCACCTCCAGTGACAAGGTTCAGGAGGAGATTGAAGAGGGGAAGAGTCTGATCTGCCTGCTCTGAGCCGTCAGAAACCTTGGAAAACTCCAGGAATTGGAAACCTGTACATGCCAGTGGAGGGAGAACAGACATTGCCAACTCTGATTGATTTTCTTCATGATAGCGTGCTTAAAACCAGCTAATTGTTGAATAGATAGCAGCCTTGGTAACAGTTTTTTAAGTTGTTATGCATGGTGTTCTCTTCTGAAAGTTGCTGAAGCTGACCTGATGATACCAAGATGGGATAAGGAACATTACCTGTATATTTATCCAAGTATTTTTGACCAagatactgtttttttcttttgtaattcTTGCCTTACCACTGTATTGAAATAGCAGCAGATTGTTAGTGGTAGTGGATATGCCATTAGTGTTATTGTGGACAGATTAAACACTGCCAGTAAAACAGTGTGTAGGACTGTAACGTTCATTCACATGGTTCACCTGCAAACCTCAACAAACCGCTGAATACTAGCAGATGTGTCCACTAAAACACCCAACAACAGCTTGCATATgttctccgtgtgtgtgtgtgtgtgtgtgtgtgtgtgtgtgtgttacagacaTTAATTGAGGTTTCTAAATGTCCATATGCTCTGAATCTGTGGCACAGCACGACAGTAAAACTCTCCAGCTACCTTTTTAAATGTGCCACTTTAAAGGGATCTCGTCTTATTAAATGGATTGTTTGTGGGTCTATTGCAGCTTATTAACTGGCAGAGTGTGTGCAGAAGAGAACCAGAGACTTTGCCATATGGTGCGCTTACATTAGCGGGTGTTTGCTCACAGCGAGATAAAGCAGCCGCCCCATAGCCTATCATGACTTACCTTATGGCACACCATACAGACAATATCTGGCTTTGTAAAGATGTCcaagacacaaaaaaagtgagtcaaatgtcaaaaagctttttttgaATGCAAAAAAGCTTCCAGTGGGTCATCCGTGtgatttggacttttttttttttttttttaaagctgattaGGGCAGTCATCTTTGTCTGTATGGTACATTTAGAGTATTCCTAAAGACCACCTGATATTGTGTCTTGCACTTGGTCCTTAATTCATTTCACATTGCTACACATTTTGTTCacttgtttctattttattttttttccaagaatACTACAGTAAGTTGTGGTAAATGTAACACTGTGTGAttgcttttattcttttgtaGGTGAGATGTGCAATAATTCAGCTATAGTGTGTTTGCTGTGGGAGTGAATGGACCGAGAGGATGAGA
This genomic stretch from Larimichthys crocea isolate SSNF chromosome III, L_crocea_2.0, whole genome shotgun sequence harbors:
- the LOC104930137 gene encoding LHFPL tetraspan subfamily member 2a protein, which codes for MCHVIVTCRSMLWTLLSIVVAFAELIAFMSPDWLLGYPRSDASASGAGVDSGEYRPSLGLYSRCLRIGSRGVGVSCGPYAGTFGEVASGFWQAAMLFLAAGTLVLGGVACISIFSLCFQSILKKSLFNICGLLQAIAGLLLMVGLMLYPAGWGSEKVIQYCGTNALPFRPAMCSLGWAFYAAIGGTLASFLCAVLSAQAEIATSSDKVQEEIEEGKSLICLL